A single genomic interval of Alteromonas sp. BL110 harbors:
- the mlaE gene encoding lipid asymmetry maintenance ABC transporter permease subunit MlaE, with protein sequence MKFLQSLGARTIGKVTAIGRAALMLFGALIAVPRVKNVPLVIKQLYVVGVQSLLIIMVSGLFIGMVMALQGYTILVDYGAEGSLGPMVALSLLRELGPVVTALLFAGRAGSALTAEIGLMKATEQLSSLEMMAVDPLRRIVAPRFWAGMLAMPMLAIIFSAIGILGGHLVGVDWLGVDAGSYWSIMQSTVDWNQDVINGVIKSLVFALVVTWIAIFKGYDSIPTSEGISKATTETVVYSSLAVLGLDFVLTALMFGIE encoded by the coding sequence ATGAAGTTTCTCCAATCATTAGGCGCTAGAACGATAGGGAAAGTTACTGCGATTGGTCGCGCAGCACTGATGCTGTTTGGCGCACTCATCGCTGTTCCCCGAGTAAAGAACGTTCCACTGGTTATTAAACAGTTATACGTGGTAGGTGTGCAGTCGCTACTTATCATTATGGTGTCGGGGTTATTTATCGGCATGGTTATGGCGCTGCAAGGCTATACCATTTTAGTTGATTACGGTGCAGAAGGTAGTTTAGGACCAATGGTCGCGCTATCACTATTGCGTGAACTTGGCCCTGTGGTTACCGCGTTGCTTTTTGCTGGGCGTGCCGGGTCAGCCTTGACCGCTGAAATAGGCCTTATGAAAGCCACCGAGCAGTTAAGTAGTTTAGAAATGATGGCGGTAGACCCATTAAGGCGTATAGTCGCTCCTCGCTTTTGGGCGGGAATGCTAGCTATGCCTATGCTGGCCATCATCTTCAGTGCCATTGGTATTTTAGGTGGGCATTTAGTCGGCGTAGACTGGTTAGGTGTTGACGCAGGCAGTTACTGGTCAATTATGCAGTCGACGGTTGATTGGAACCAAGATGTTATAAACGGCGTAATAAAAAGCCTCGTTTTTGCCTTGGTTGTGACGTGGATTGCCATATTTAAAGGTTACGATTCTATTCCAACATCGGAAGGGATCAGCAAAGCGACTACCGAGACGGTGGTCTATTCATCATTAGCAGTATTAGGGCTGGACTTCGTGCTTACCGCCCTTATGTTTGGTATCGAGTAG
- a CDS encoding MlaC/ttg2D family ABC transporter substrate-binding protein has translation MKKFFVAIGIFMMSVAGMANAQEVNEQNPYELVQDVANRTFERIKANQEAIKNDPEMLRTIMQEELVPHIDYKFAAFMVLGKHFKSVPQEKMGEYISVFRQYLVTTYAVAMGYYDNQEVIFEPESSFEDKKSVTVRAVVQDPSRPEIKIAFKVRKDSKTNEWKAYDMVAEGISMLNSKRSEFESILRQDGIDAVIALMRDKIGKPVELKQGEPIEIEGEAE, from the coding sequence TTGAAAAAGTTTTTCGTAGCAATTGGCATCTTTATGATGTCTGTAGCAGGAATGGCAAATGCGCAGGAAGTTAATGAACAAAACCCTTATGAGCTGGTTCAAGACGTAGCGAATCGAACGTTTGAACGTATTAAAGCAAATCAGGAAGCGATTAAAAACGACCCTGAAATGTTGCGTACTATCATGCAGGAAGAGCTTGTTCCGCACATTGATTATAAATTTGCAGCCTTTATGGTGTTAGGCAAGCACTTCAAATCTGTGCCTCAGGAAAAAATGGGTGAGTACATCAGCGTTTTCCGTCAATATCTAGTAACCACATACGCTGTGGCGATGGGGTATTATGACAATCAGGAAGTTATCTTTGAGCCTGAGTCATCGTTTGAAGACAAAAAATCAGTAACCGTACGCGCGGTGGTTCAGGACCCAAGCCGTCCTGAAATTAAAATTGCATTTAAAGTTCGCAAAGATAGCAAAACGAATGAGTGGAAAGCCTATGATATGGTTGCTGAAGGGATCAGTATGCTGAACAGTAAGCGCAGTGAGTTTGAATCAATTCTTCGTCAAGATGGCATTGATGCAGTTATTGCGCTAATGCGTGACAAGATTGGCAAGCCGGTAGAGCTAAAGCAAGGTGAGCCGATTGAAATCGAAGGAGAGGCTGAGTGA
- the murA gene encoding UDP-N-acetylglucosamine 1-carboxyvinyltransferase, whose protein sequence is MDKLVIKKSPALNGTVRISGAKNAALPLLMTSLLTDSSCRYTNVPRLRDINTTTALLRELGVEVALPAPNDIVIDASTLESVTASYDLVRTMRASILVLGPLLAKQGKANVSLPGGCAIGARPVNLHLTGLEKMGAKIEVDEGYIRAEVDGRLKGARIFMDMVSVGATENLLMAAALADGTTILENAAREPEIVDLANCLIQMGAKISGAGSDKITIEGVETLNGCDYAVLPDRIETGTFLVAAAVTGGKIRCTHAAPETLDAVLDKLEQAGAKITVGEDWIELDMEGRKPQAVRVKTAPHPAFPTDMQAQFVTLNCVAEGTGVITETIFENRFMHVPELQRMGAEIALEANSAVSKGSSSLKGAPVMATDLRASASLVIAGLIAEGETHVNRIYHLDRGYESIEEKLGGLGAIIERVKE, encoded by the coding sequence GTGGATAAACTTGTAATAAAAAAGAGCCCTGCACTTAACGGTACAGTGCGTATCTCTGGTGCAAAAAACGCGGCACTGCCGCTGTTGATGACCAGTCTACTTACCGATTCTTCTTGCCGTTATACTAATGTTCCTCGTCTTCGCGACATTAATACCACCACGGCGCTTTTGCGTGAACTTGGCGTAGAAGTGGCGCTTCCCGCGCCTAACGATATTGTTATCGATGCAAGTACACTTGAAAGTGTGACCGCGTCTTACGACTTAGTGCGTACCATGCGTGCTTCAATTTTGGTGTTAGGTCCATTGCTGGCTAAGCAGGGCAAAGCGAACGTGTCTTTGCCTGGTGGTTGTGCCATAGGTGCACGCCCGGTAAACCTTCATTTAACTGGCCTTGAAAAGATGGGCGCAAAGATTGAAGTAGACGAAGGTTATATTCGGGCTGAAGTTGATGGTCGCCTGAAAGGTGCGCGTATATTCATGGATATGGTAAGCGTGGGAGCCACTGAAAACTTACTAATGGCGGCAGCTTTGGCTGACGGCACGACTATTTTAGAAAACGCCGCACGTGAACCTGAAATCGTTGATTTAGCAAACTGTCTTATTCAGATGGGCGCGAAGATTAGCGGTGCGGGAAGTGATAAAATTACCATCGAAGGTGTGGAAACCTTAAATGGTTGTGATTATGCCGTACTGCCAGATCGCATTGAAACCGGCACTTTCTTGGTAGCGGCTGCCGTAACCGGCGGCAAAATTCGCTGTACCCATGCGGCGCCTGAAACGTTAGATGCTGTGCTAGATAAACTAGAGCAAGCTGGCGCAAAAATTACCGTAGGCGAAGACTGGATTGAGCTAGATATGGAAGGGCGTAAGCCACAGGCTGTGCGCGTAAAAACCGCACCACACCCAGCATTTCCTACTGATATGCAGGCTCAGTTTGTTACCCTAAACTGCGTTGCCGAAGGTACAGGCGTAATTACAGAAACCATTTTTGAAAATCGCTTTATGCATGTGCCAGAGTTACAACGTATGGGCGCAGAAATCGCACTTGAAGCTAACTCAGCCGTATCTAAGGGCAGTTCAAGCTTGAAAGGCGCGCCAGTAATGGCTACTGACCTTCGCGCCTCAGCAAGTTTAGTTATCGCTGGTCTTATCGCAGAAGGCGAGACTCACGTAAATCGTATTTACCATTTAGACCGTGGTTATGAATCGATAGAAGAGAAATTGGGTGGGCTAGGTGCCATCATCGAGCGAGTTAAAGAGTAA
- the mlaD gene encoding outer membrane lipid asymmetry maintenance protein MlaD yields the protein MSKYKTEVMVGVFVMLTIGALLLLALKVANQTVATEGDTYTLYAKFDNIGGLKPRSAVKVGGVTVGRVSSISLDQEDFTPVVELSILNEYNGFPETSSVSILTSGLLGEQYVGFQPGFSFDGVANLQDGDYLQDTKSALVLEDLIGQFLFNRGSDED from the coding sequence ATGAGTAAGTATAAAACGGAAGTAATGGTTGGTGTGTTTGTCATGCTTACGATAGGTGCTTTGTTGTTGTTGGCACTTAAAGTTGCAAACCAAACGGTCGCCACCGAAGGCGATACCTACACATTATACGCGAAGTTCGACAATATCGGCGGGTTAAAGCCTCGCTCTGCTGTGAAAGTGGGTGGCGTAACCGTAGGTCGTGTGTCATCTATTTCTCTAGACCAAGAAGATTTCACACCAGTAGTAGAGTTATCTATTTTGAATGAATACAACGGCTTCCCTGAAACAAGCTCGGTGTCTATTTTGACCTCAGGTTTATTAGGTGAGCAATACGTAGGCTTCCAGCCAGGGTTTTCTTTTGACGGGGTCGCCAACTTACAAGACGGTGATTACCTACAAGATACGAAGTCAGCTTTGGTGCTTGAAGACCTTATTGGGCAGTTCTTATTTAACCGCGGCAGTGACGAAGACTAA
- a CDS encoding STAS domain-containing protein, whose product MSLFEVNDTGRIVVHGQLDRETLSKNFWESLSGNQRSTLVSNKKCQVDLGDVERADSAGLAWLINAVRDAKQNGVSMTLYKMPEKLQKLAKISDADSFLPVE is encoded by the coding sequence GTGAGCCTGTTCGAGGTAAATGACACGGGTAGAATAGTGGTTCACGGTCAGTTAGACCGCGAAACGCTGTCGAAAAATTTTTGGGAAAGTTTGAGCGGCAACCAACGTAGCACATTGGTTAGTAACAAAAAGTGCCAAGTCGATTTAGGCGATGTGGAGCGCGCGGACAGCGCGGGTTTAGCATGGTTGATTAATGCCGTTAGGGATGCAAAGCAAAATGGTGTTAGCATGACCCTTTATAAAATGCCCGAGAAGCTGCAAAAGCTTGCGAAAATTAGCGACGCGGACAGCTTTTTACCCGTAGAATAA
- a CDS encoding trypsin-like peptidase domain-containing protein produces MTGHSIFNFLLKSIILGVAVAALLLIFLPELRQGKGLAQGFFNEPSVSASRESYFSALSRSAPAVVNIYSVSIENGSGLFRNQSRGRTNLGSGVIMTENGYLLTCHHVVANADSIYVAVQDGRILEAQIVGTDPLTDLAVLKVTADNLHIIPQVSEPDTHVGDVVMAIGNPFDLGQTITQGIVSRAGRNGLSNYVDFIQTDAVLNQGNSGGALVDSNGILLGITNANFQVLDSNNRARNVDGINFAVPYELAKRVMDEIISNGRVVRGQLGFVGGENRNRPGIDVQAVAKGSPADIAGIRPGDIIVAIDGVRLESASKTLDMIAETEPGTELEIELSRDGQSITLTATVGELRAGQ; encoded by the coding sequence GTGACTGGCCACTCAATATTTAACTTCTTACTAAAATCTATCATCTTAGGCGTTGCCGTAGCGGCTTTGCTGTTGATTTTTTTGCCTGAGCTCAGGCAAGGTAAGGGGCTAGCCCAAGGCTTTTTTAATGAGCCATCTGTTAGCGCCAGTCGCGAAAGCTATTTTTCAGCGTTGAGCCGGTCCGCACCTGCCGTTGTGAACATATACAGCGTTAGCATTGAAAACGGCTCAGGTCTATTTCGAAATCAATCTCGTGGACGCACCAACTTGGGCTCTGGCGTTATCATGACAGAGAATGGCTACTTACTTACCTGCCACCACGTTGTAGCTAACGCTGACAGCATTTACGTAGCCGTGCAAGACGGTCGTATTTTAGAAGCACAAATTGTAGGTACCGACCCACTCACTGACCTTGCTGTATTGAAAGTCACGGCTGACAACCTACATATTATCCCTCAGGTTTCAGAACCCGATACCCATGTGGGCGACGTGGTGATGGCAATTGGTAACCCCTTTGACTTGGGCCAAACCATTACCCAAGGCATTGTAAGTAGAGCCGGTCGCAATGGTCTGTCAAACTATGTAGATTTTATTCAAACCGATGCCGTTTTAAACCAAGGAAACTCTGGTGGTGCTTTAGTTGATAGTAACGGCATTTTACTGGGTATCACCAACGCCAACTTCCAGGTGCTAGATTCTAACAACCGCGCACGCAATGTAGACGGAATTAACTTCGCCGTTCCTTATGAACTGGCTAAGCGCGTTATGGATGAAATCATCAGCAATGGACGGGTTGTGCGCGGCCAACTTGGTTTTGTAGGCGGAGAGAACCGCAATCGGCCAGGCATTGATGTACAGGCGGTTGCTAAAGGCAGCCCTGCAGACATCGCGGGTATTCGCCCTGGTGACATTATAGTAGCTATTGATGGTGTGCGTTTGGAAAGCGCATCTAAAACGCTGGATATGATTGCTGAAACAGAGCCTGGCACTGAGCTTGAAATTGAACTTAGTCGTGATGGGCAATCAATTACGCTGACAGCTACTGTCGGAGAACTTAGAGCGGGGCAATAG
- a CDS encoding BolA family protein translates to MELSEIEKILKDALDLHEVHVKGEGSHFNIIAVSDAFNEMSRVKRQQAVYAPLADKIADGSMHAITIKTFSVKDWERERQFNIPQ, encoded by the coding sequence ATGGAATTGTCTGAAATTGAAAAAATCTTGAAAGATGCGTTAGATCTTCACGAAGTCCACGTAAAGGGCGAAGGTTCGCATTTCAATATCATTGCAGTGAGCGATGCATTTAACGAAATGAGCCGCGTAAAGCGCCAGCAAGCAGTGTACGCGCCTTTAGCTGATAAAATTGCAGACGGCAGCATGCATGCAATTACCATCAAGACGTTTTCAGTAAAAGACTGGGAGCGCGAGCGCCAGTTTAACATTCCTCAATAA